The Solibacillus sp. FSL W7-1464 genome contains a region encoding:
- a CDS encoding TIGR01777 family oxidoreductase translates to MKVAIAGGTGMVGRRLSKLLLEQGHEVIVLTRGKQHTENNILYVQWLKDGATPEHHVENTDAFVNLAGVSLNEGRWSDEQKQKILSSRLESTDEIIRILQTVKQKPKVLINASAVGIYPVSETAVYTEQATEQATDFLGSVVAQWEEKALQAQLLGIRTCLTRFGVILEKGEGALPMMVLPYKLGVGGTIGSGRQWLSWIHAEDVARAILFAIENGTLSGPINFTTPNVKRMKQFGHSISKALNRPHWFPVPSMALKIALGEKSMLVLDGQHVVPEKLLNANFDFKFISVEDAIRDLYE, encoded by the coding sequence ATAAAAGTTGCAATTGCAGGCGGTACAGGAATGGTTGGCAGGAGATTGAGTAAACTATTACTTGAACAAGGTCACGAAGTCATAGTATTGACACGTGGAAAGCAGCATACTGAAAATAATATACTTTATGTGCAATGGCTAAAAGACGGGGCGACACCGGAGCATCATGTTGAAAATACGGATGCATTCGTAAATTTAGCGGGCGTCTCTCTAAATGAGGGAAGATGGTCAGATGAACAAAAACAAAAAATCCTATCAAGCCGTTTGGAGTCTACCGATGAAATCATCCGTATTTTACAAACCGTGAAGCAAAAACCGAAAGTACTCATTAATGCGAGCGCTGTTGGTATTTATCCTGTTTCCGAAACAGCTGTTTATACGGAACAAGCTACCGAACAAGCTACTGATTTTTTAGGGAGCGTTGTGGCACAGTGGGAAGAAAAAGCATTGCAGGCTCAACTATTAGGCATTCGCACTTGTTTAACCCGTTTTGGCGTTATTTTAGAAAAAGGCGAGGGTGCATTGCCGATGATGGTACTTCCTTACAAACTTGGTGTTGGCGGTACAATCGGATCAGGCAGACAGTGGCTTAGCTGGATTCATGCAGAAGATGTGGCGCGTGCTATACTTTTTGCAATAGAAAACGGTACGTTATCAGGACCGATTAATTTTACGACACCGAATGTAAAACGAATGAAGCAATTCGGGCATTCAATTAGTAAAGCACTGAATCGACCACATTGGTTCCCCGTACCAAGCATGGCTTTAAAGATTGCACTTGGCGAGAAGAGTATGCTCGTACTGGACGGTCAGCATGTCGTGCCCGAAAAATTATTAAATGCGAATTTCGATTTTAAGTTTATTTCTGTAGAGGATGCAATTCGTGATCTATATGAATAA
- a CDS encoding polysaccharide deacetylase family protein produces MKKHILGISFVLVATFISFISVSVAKAEEFHWGFKPSRNGAPVEIGEPLESMLSKYGAIYKGNEEKKIVYLTFDNGYENGYTESILNTLREEKAPATFFLTGHYLTSATDLVKTMVKDGHIIGNHSYGHPNMARLTPDGMKKEWKQFDDKLNELTGVKRTYYARPPEGIFNEEVLKVGNEAGYRHMFWSIAFKDWLKDERRGAKYAYDALMNQLHPGAIILMHTVAQDNAEALPQFIKDAKAKGYTFGSLDDLVLEYENISPY; encoded by the coding sequence TTGAAAAAACATATTTTAGGGATTAGCTTCGTGTTAGTCGCCACATTTATTTCCTTTATATCTGTGTCTGTTGCAAAAGCCGAGGAATTTCATTGGGGCTTCAAGCCAAGCCGTAATGGCGCACCTGTTGAAATAGGAGAACCGCTTGAGTCTATGTTAAGTAAATACGGAGCCATTTATAAGGGGAATGAAGAAAAGAAAATTGTTTACTTAACATTCGATAACGGCTACGAAAACGGCTATACCGAGAGTATTTTAAATACTCTGCGGGAAGAAAAAGCCCCAGCCACTTTCTTCTTGACCGGGCATTATTTAACGAGCGCGACCGACTTAGTAAAAACGATGGTTAAAGATGGCCATATTATTGGAAACCACTCATATGGCCATCCAAATATGGCGCGTTTGACTCCTGATGGAATGAAGAAGGAATGGAAACAGTTTGATGATAAATTAAATGAGTTGACTGGTGTAAAACGGACTTATTACGCCCGACCGCCGGAAGGTATCTTTAATGAAGAAGTTCTGAAAGTCGGCAATGAAGCGGGCTATCGCCATATGTTCTGGTCGATCGCTTTTAAAGACTGGCTGAAAGATGAACGACGCGGTGCAAAATATGCCTATGATGCATTGATGAACCAGCTTCATCCAGGTGCCATTATTTTAATGCATACAGTAGCACAGGATAATGCCGAAGCGTTACCTCAATTTATAAAAGATGCTAAAGCAAAAGGCTATACATTCGGCTCTTTGGATGATTTGGTGCTTGAATACGAAAATATTTCCCCTTATTAG
- a CDS encoding YfhH family protein codes for MNELTYSSMSEQELRQEIANLRERARKAEQLGIVNEYAVYERKALMAEAYLVDLSTIIPGEIYRLNGSPGEFFQVDYLKGRFAWGHRLGSERFEEALPVSILRPMKEGK; via the coding sequence ATGAATGAATTAACATATAGTTCAATGTCTGAACAGGAATTGCGTCAGGAAATTGCAAATTTACGTGAACGTGCAAGAAAAGCCGAGCAATTGGGGATTGTAAATGAGTATGCAGTATATGAGCGTAAAGCATTGATGGCAGAGGCGTATTTAGTTGATCTTTCAACAATTATTCCGGGTGAAATCTATCGCCTGAACGGATCGCCAGGTGAATTTTTCCAAGTAGATTATTTAAAAGGTCGCTTTGCATGGGGACACCGATTAGGGTCGGAACGTTTTGAAGAAGCATTACCAGTTTCTATATTACGTCCAATGAAAGAAGGGAAGTAG
- a CDS encoding VOC family protein — protein sequence MGRIIHFEIHVDNMERAKNFYQTVFGWSFEDYSEYAGMPYFGAITGDDQYPGINGALMQRQGPSPAEGQSVNSAVCTLGVSDYDETGAKILANGGKVALPKYALPGMAWQGYFIDTENNIFGLHQPDPEAK from the coding sequence TTGGGGAGAATCATTCATTTTGAAATTCATGTAGACAATATGGAACGGGCGAAAAACTTCTATCAGACTGTTTTTGGGTGGAGTTTTGAGGATTATAGTGAATATGCAGGCATGCCTTATTTTGGAGCCATTACTGGCGACGACCAATATCCAGGCATTAATGGTGCATTAATGCAGCGGCAGGGCCCTTCCCCTGCAGAAGGACAAAGTGTCAATTCGGCAGTATGTACTTTAGGTGTAAGCGATTATGATGAAACCGGAGCAAAAATCTTAGCTAATGGCGGTAAAGTAGCTTTGCCTAAATATGCGCTGCCAGGTATGGCTTGGCAAGGATATTTCATTGATACTGAAAATAATATTTTTGGTCTTCACCAACCAGATCCTGAAGCAAAATAA
- the ntdP gene encoding nucleoside tri-diphosphate phosphatase, giving the protein MALPVEGEKIQIHSYKHNGNIHRVWQETMVLKATKNIIIGANEKTLVTESDGRTWLTREPSICYFHAEHWFNIICMLRDDGVYYYCNISSPFVFDNNCLKYIDYDLDVKVFPDMTHALLDEDEYEQHRLEMNYPEVIDKILQRNVKTLVSWIEQRRGPFAPDFIESWTNRYILLSEIQANKE; this is encoded by the coding sequence ATGGCATTACCGGTTGAAGGAGAAAAAATCCAAATACATAGTTATAAGCACAATGGTAATATCCACCGTGTCTGGCAAGAAACGATGGTATTAAAAGCAACAAAAAATATTATTATCGGCGCCAATGAAAAAACACTTGTTACTGAATCGGATGGTCGCACCTGGCTGACACGTGAGCCCTCGATTTGTTACTTTCATGCAGAGCATTGGTTCAATATTATTTGTATGCTGCGGGATGACGGCGTGTATTACTATTGCAACATCAGTTCACCGTTTGTGTTTGATAACAACTGCTTAAAATATATTGACTATGATTTGGACGTAAAGGTGTTTCCTGATATGACTCATGCATTATTGGATGAAGATGAATATGAGCAGCACAGGTTGGAAATGAACTACCCCGAAGTCATAGATAAAATCTTACAGCGGAATGTTAAAACATTGGTAAGCTGGATTGAACAACGCCGTGGACCGTTCGCTCCGGACTTCATAGAATCTTGGACGAACCGTTATATTTTATTGAGTGAAATTCAGGCAAATAAAGAGTAA
- the recX gene encoding recombination regulator RecX: MQVQIITKIGRQKNNQERYNIYLNEKYAFAVDEGTLIKFGLQKGKVLEQMEIDEIQYEDEIAKAFNKALNFLSFQMRSEHEVKSKLLKAGHGEAVVLEAIHKLTSLGFLNDESYSKALLETRKRTTKKGPAAIRQDLMQKGIDKSLQQKVLATFEHDEQLKLAMELAEKAVRSNTNKTPTQVKQKIQDVLLRKGYSYEIVKEILGQITLERDEDEWSELIEAQGDKIWRKYASKLTGSDLRQKVKQALYQKGFPIEKINEYIEQKEQQQNE; encoded by the coding sequence GTGCAAGTCCAAATCATTACAAAAATTGGTCGTCAAAAAAACAATCAGGAGCGCTACAATATATACTTGAACGAAAAGTATGCTTTTGCAGTTGATGAAGGCACACTTATTAAGTTCGGCCTGCAAAAAGGCAAAGTACTTGAGCAGATGGAAATAGATGAAATACAATATGAAGATGAAATTGCAAAAGCGTTTAACAAGGCGCTAAACTTTTTAAGCTTCCAAATGCGCAGTGAACATGAAGTGAAATCCAAGCTTCTGAAAGCAGGGCATGGGGAAGCAGTTGTACTTGAAGCGATTCATAAATTGACGAGCTTAGGCTTTTTAAATGATGAAAGTTATTCAAAAGCGCTGCTTGAAACGAGAAAGCGTACGACAAAAAAAGGTCCGGCAGCAATTCGCCAGGATCTGATGCAAAAAGGAATTGATAAAAGTTTGCAGCAGAAAGTATTGGCGACATTTGAACATGATGAACAGTTAAAGCTTGCAATGGAATTAGCGGAAAAAGCCGTACGTTCCAATACAAACAAAACGCCGACACAAGTGAAACAGAAAATTCAGGATGTGCTGTTGCGTAAAGGTTATTCCTATGAGATTGTTAAAGAAATACTCGGCCAGATTACATTAGAGCGTGATGAAGATGAATGGTCCGAGTTAATAGAAGCTCAAGGTGATAAAATTTGGCGCAAATATGCATCCAAATTAACAGGTTCCGATCTTCGGCAAAAAGTTAAACAGGCACTTTATCAAAAGGGCTTTCCAATAGAGAAAATCAATGAATATATTGAACAGAAGGAGCAACAACAAAATGAATGA
- a CDS encoding YfhJ family protein — protein MEELYQRLTEQLLAKNPKLPAGRARTWVELLCSDFESTSAKAGADYRGAEYTAKLVSQLIESYGDKLHLFAAQNPKYAHLLNDSDDTLN, from the coding sequence ATGGAAGAATTATATCAAAGATTAACAGAACAATTATTAGCGAAAAATCCTAAATTACCGGCAGGCCGTGCTCGTACATGGGTGGAATTATTATGCAGCGATTTCGAGTCGACATCTGCCAAAGCCGGTGCGGATTACCGCGGCGCGGAATATACGGCTAAATTAGTGAGCCAGTTAATTGAAAGCTATGGGGATAAACTGCATTTATTTGCGGCACAAAATCCGAAATATGCCCATTTATTAAACGACAGTGATGATACGTTAAATTAA
- the mutY gene encoding A/G-specific adenine glycosylase, producing MNYPYTKEFRRALVQWFLQEQRDLPWRRTKEPYQIWVSEVMLQQTRVDTVIPYYNRFIEKYPTAESLAYSPEEELLKMWEGLGYYSRVRNLQAGVREVVEVYGGKVPDNRVDISKLKGVGPYTAGAILSIAYGKPEHAVDGNVMRVLSRVLNIDADIALPKTKKIFEQAVTELIDPENASAFNQGLMELGALICTPTSPKCLLCPVRDYCTAFHEGDPSSLPVKSKKLKTKNIEYDVYIIRDKEGRFLMEKRPEDGLLANMWQFIMIERQTDENSLTKVEKQYNVTLERNFKEPILNFKHVFSHLKWHLDSYLVDAVETKGNPENTAFFTKEHIANLPMPVPMLKIWGKINA from the coding sequence GTGAACTATCCATATACAAAAGAGTTTCGCCGAGCGTTAGTGCAATGGTTTTTGCAAGAGCAACGAGATTTGCCTTGGCGTCGTACGAAAGAACCGTATCAAATTTGGGTATCAGAAGTAATGCTGCAGCAAACAAGAGTTGATACAGTCATCCCATATTACAACCGTTTTATAGAAAAATATCCGACAGCGGAAAGCTTAGCCTATTCACCGGAAGAAGAGCTGCTTAAAATGTGGGAAGGTCTAGGGTATTATTCCCGTGTCCGTAATTTACAAGCAGGTGTCCGGGAAGTAGTCGAGGTGTACGGCGGAAAAGTGCCGGATAACCGTGTCGACATATCAAAGCTAAAAGGTGTTGGACCTTATACTGCAGGTGCAATTTTAAGTATTGCTTACGGAAAGCCGGAACATGCTGTAGATGGAAATGTTATGCGTGTTTTAAGTCGCGTATTAAATATTGACGCCGATATCGCTTTGCCGAAAACAAAGAAAATTTTTGAACAAGCGGTAACAGAGCTGATTGATCCTGAAAATGCATCTGCATTTAATCAAGGACTGATGGAGCTTGGTGCATTGATTTGTACACCGACTTCACCAAAATGCTTATTATGTCCAGTGCGTGATTACTGCACGGCATTCCATGAAGGCGATCCATCCAGCTTGCCAGTTAAATCCAAAAAGCTTAAAACAAAGAATATTGAATATGATGTTTATATTATTCGTGACAAAGAAGGTCGCTTTTTAATGGAGAAGCGTCCGGAAGATGGTCTGCTCGCGAATATGTGGCAGTTTATTATGATTGAGCGCCAGACAGATGAAAATAGTTTAACCAAAGTTGAAAAACAATATAACGTAACTTTGGAGCGCAATTTTAAAGAACCGATTTTAAATTTTAAACATGTGTTTTCTCATTTGAAATGGCATCTCGACAGCTATTTAGTCGATGCTGTTGAGACGAAGGGTAATCCGGAAAATACGGCATTCTTTACAAAAGAACATATTGCCAATTTACCAATGCCCGTGCCGATGTTAAAAATCTGGGGAAAAATCAATGCATAA
- a CDS encoding ABC transporter ATP-binding protein, whose product MRFVKPYKMLLFLTIVIGILKFAIPLFLPWLLQIIIDDILLNDGMSTEEKTKQLFTWIGIALVLFFVIRPPIEYYRQYFAQNLSNNILFDIRKELYGHLQKLSLKYYANTRAGEVISRVINDVEQTKNFVMTGLMNLWLDLATILIVIAVMFAMDVKLTLVSLIALPFYAFSVKYFFGRLRSLTKERSQALAGVQSYLHERVAGMSIIKSFTLEKHEQKIFDETNGEFLNKALDHSRWNAKSFAVVNTITDMAPLIVIGYAGYQFLQGDLSIGVLVAFYAYIERLYGPLRRLVSSSTTLTQSIASMDRMFELMDEKYEVQNKPNAMVLPAAKGKLQFDRVTFKYDKAGNTILNEVDFTIEPGQTVAFVGMSGGGKSTIVSLIPRFYDVTEGAVKIDDQNVKDVTIESLRAQIGIVLQDNILFSDSVKQNILMGNPHATDEEIVAAAKAANAHDFIMGLPEGYDTKVGERGVKLSGGQKQRVAIARVFLKNPPILVLDEATSALDLESEALIQDSLDRLAHERTTIIIAHRLSTITHADNIFVIEHGEVVESGTHQRLMEQQGAYYNLFQVQKLD is encoded by the coding sequence ATGCGGTTCGTCAAGCCGTATAAAATGCTTTTATTTTTAACAATCGTAATCGGCATACTTAAATTTGCGATTCCGTTATTTTTACCGTGGCTCCTGCAAATAATTATTGATGATATATTGTTAAATGATGGTATGTCTACAGAGGAGAAGACAAAGCAATTATTTACATGGATCGGAATTGCGCTCGTACTGTTTTTTGTTATTCGGCCACCAATCGAGTATTACCGCCAATACTTTGCTCAAAACTTGAGTAACAATATTTTATTTGATATACGTAAAGAGCTGTATGGGCACTTACAAAAATTAAGCTTAAAGTATTATGCGAATACCCGGGCTGGAGAGGTAATTTCACGTGTCATCAATGATGTTGAGCAGACGAAAAACTTTGTTATGACAGGATTGATGAACTTATGGCTGGATTTAGCGACGATTTTAATCGTCATTGCCGTCATGTTTGCAATGGATGTAAAGCTGACGCTTGTGTCGCTTATAGCACTGCCGTTTTACGCATTTAGTGTAAAGTATTTCTTCGGAAGACTTCGTAGTTTAACGAAGGAGCGATCTCAGGCACTAGCAGGTGTTCAAAGTTATTTACATGAACGTGTTGCCGGTATGAGCATCATTAAAAGTTTTACACTGGAAAAGCATGAGCAGAAAATTTTCGATGAAACGAATGGAGAATTTCTTAATAAAGCGTTGGACCATTCACGCTGGAACGCAAAATCTTTTGCTGTCGTTAATACTATTACGGATATGGCGCCGCTGATCGTGATTGGCTACGCAGGTTATCAGTTTTTACAAGGTGACCTATCCATCGGTGTACTTGTTGCATTTTATGCTTATATTGAACGCTTGTATGGACCACTTCGCCGATTGGTGAGTTCGTCGACAACATTGACTCAGTCAATTGCCTCAATGGACCGAATGTTTGAACTGATGGATGAGAAATATGAAGTTCAAAACAAGCCTAACGCGATGGTGTTACCCGCAGCAAAAGGGAAGCTTCAATTTGATCGAGTTACATTCAAGTATGATAAAGCTGGAAACACAATTTTAAATGAAGTTGATTTCACGATTGAACCTGGACAAACTGTCGCCTTTGTAGGTATGAGTGGCGGGGGGAAATCGACAATCGTCAGCTTAATTCCACGCTTCTATGATGTAACGGAGGGAGCGGTAAAAATTGATGATCAAAACGTTAAAGATGTTACGATTGAATCATTACGCGCACAAATCGGGATAGTATTACAGGATAATATTTTGTTTAGTGATTCGGTGAAGCAGAATATTTTAATGGGAAATCCGCATGCTACAGATGAGGAAATAGTTGCTGCTGCCAAAGCGGCGAATGCCCATGACTTTATTATGGGTTTACCGGAAGGCTATGACACGAAAGTGGGAGAACGCGGTGTTAAACTTTCAGGCGGGCAGAAACAGCGTGTGGCAATTGCACGGGTATTTCTAAAAAATCCGCCAATTCTTGTGTTGGACGAGGCGACTTCTGCACTCGATCTGGAAAGTGAAGCGCTAATTCAAGACTCGCTTGACCGTTTAGCACATGAGCGGACGACGATTATTATCGCTCACCGACTGTCTACAATTACCCACGCTGACAACATTTTCGTTATTGAACACGGAGAAGTTGTAGAATCCGGTACACATCAACGACTAATGGAGCAACAAGGAGCATATTATAACTTATTCCAAGTACAAAAATTAGATTAA
- the rlmD gene encoding 23S rRNA (uracil(1939)-C(5))-methyltransferase RlmD yields MEVGQKFPLTIKRLGINGEGVGFYKRNVVFVKGAIPGEEVTVKLTKVSPKFAEAEILTIRKASEFRQEAPCPVYSECGGCQLQHMTYDAQLMNKRDIVVQAFEKYAKEIGQTAEIRPTIGMDNPWHYRNKSQFQVRKEGKRVYAGLFAEGTNQLLNINDCLVQHPVTSKITVATRKILQKLNIPIYDGKTLNGLVRTIVVRTGMRSGETQVCLVTTRRELPHKEELIERIKKIDPSIVSITQNVNREKTSLIFGPDTYILDGKDAIHEKLGEFAFDLSTRAFFQLNPEQTVHLYNEIKKAAALTGKENVVDAYCGVGTIGMWLAEGAREVRGMDNVDEAIADAKYNARTNDNLQHVRFFPGSADKWLFRWSKEDYRPDVICVDPPRTGLEPGFIRTVLKIKPKRFVYTSCNPSTLARDLKELSKSYNVEYIQPVDMFPQTAQVECVVKLTLKK; encoded by the coding sequence ATGGAAGTCGGGCAAAAATTCCCGTTAACAATAAAGCGCCTTGGCATTAATGGTGAAGGTGTCGGTTTTTATAAACGCAATGTCGTATTCGTAAAAGGTGCGATTCCCGGAGAAGAAGTAACAGTAAAATTAACTAAAGTATCACCTAAATTTGCTGAAGCGGAAATCTTAACAATACGTAAAGCAAGTGAATTCCGTCAAGAAGCGCCTTGCCCTGTGTATTCTGAGTGTGGTGGCTGTCAATTACAGCATATGACTTATGACGCGCAGTTAATGAATAAGCGGGATATCGTCGTACAAGCATTCGAAAAATACGCGAAAGAAATCGGTCAGACCGCTGAAATCCGCCCAACAATCGGAATGGATAATCCTTGGCATTACCGCAACAAATCTCAGTTCCAAGTACGTAAAGAAGGCAAGCGTGTATATGCAGGTCTATTTGCTGAAGGAACAAACCAGCTTTTAAATATTAATGACTGTCTTGTACAACATCCTGTAACTTCAAAAATTACAGTTGCTACTCGTAAAATTTTACAAAAGCTAAATATCCCGATTTACGATGGAAAAACGTTAAACGGCTTAGTTCGTACAATTGTTGTCCGTACAGGTATGCGCTCTGGTGAAACACAAGTATGTCTTGTCACAACACGCCGTGAGCTTCCGCATAAAGAAGAGTTGATCGAACGTATTAAAAAGATTGATCCTTCAATCGTTTCTATTACACAAAACGTCAACCGCGAGAAAACCTCGTTAATATTTGGTCCGGACACTTATATTTTAGACGGAAAAGACGCGATTCATGAAAAGTTGGGAGAATTTGCATTTGATTTATCAACTCGTGCATTTTTTCAGCTTAACCCTGAACAAACAGTCCATTTATATAATGAAATTAAAAAAGCTGCGGCACTGACTGGAAAAGAAAATGTTGTCGATGCATACTGCGGTGTTGGTACTATCGGTATGTGGCTGGCAGAAGGTGCCCGCGAAGTGCGCGGTATGGATAATGTAGACGAAGCAATTGCCGATGCGAAGTACAATGCACGTACAAACGATAACCTGCAGCATGTACGTTTCTTCCCAGGCTCTGCAGATAAATGGCTGTTCCGCTGGTCAAAAGAAGATTACCGTCCGGATGTCATTTGTGTGGACCCGCCTCGTACAGGTTTAGAGCCAGGCTTTATTCGAACTGTATTAAAAATCAAACCAAAGCGTTTCGTGTACACATCTTGTAACCCATCAACACTTGCGCGTGATTTAAAGGAATTATCAAAGTCTTACAACGTTGAATATATTCAACCAGTCGACATGTTCCCGCAGACGGCACAGGTTGAATGTGTTGTAAAACTGACTTTAAAAAAATAG
- a CDS encoding metal-dependent hydrolase, whose product MDSGTHFVMGIAIGGLALVDPTVASHSMTFTAVMAGTIIGQQAPDIDTVLKLRNNAVYIRHHRGITHSIPAVLLWPLLITGVLALILPDVHLFNVWLWTQIAVFLHVFVDIFNAYGTQALRPFSKKWVALGVINTFDPFIFTMHCIGILLWLLGTEPVLTFTVMYIIIFFYYILRFALQKAVKTAVHHELQDEEFVIVAPTMRFFHWKVAAKSKTHFYVGRAYRRSVNIYDKFEIEPIPKTELVEKAIKDPNLDAFLSFSPLYRWEISELESGVTELRLIDLRYRSNDRYPFVAVAHLDDELNIVNSYTGWIFTEEKLQKRLQIGAGND is encoded by the coding sequence TTGGATTCAGGCACACATTTCGTCATGGGGATTGCAATTGGAGGCCTAGCACTTGTAGACCCGACTGTCGCAAGTCATTCCATGACCTTTACGGCTGTAATGGCAGGAACGATTATCGGACAACAGGCACCGGATATTGATACGGTTTTAAAACTTCGTAATAATGCGGTTTATATACGTCATCACCGAGGGATTACACATTCAATACCAGCCGTTTTACTATGGCCTCTCTTAATAACAGGTGTTCTCGCTCTTATTTTACCTGACGTCCACCTATTCAATGTTTGGCTATGGACACAGATCGCCGTATTTTTACATGTGTTTGTAGATATTTTCAATGCATACGGCACACAGGCATTGCGCCCGTTTTCAAAAAAGTGGGTTGCACTCGGTGTTATTAATACATTTGATCCATTTATATTTACGATGCACTGTATCGGTATTTTACTTTGGTTATTAGGGACAGAACCTGTCCTCACATTTACGGTCATGTACATCATTATTTTCTTCTATTATATTTTACGTTTTGCTCTTCAAAAGGCGGTTAAAACTGCTGTCCATCATGAACTGCAGGACGAAGAATTTGTAATTGTTGCTCCGACAATGCGCTTTTTCCATTGGAAAGTTGCTGCTAAATCTAAAACGCACTTTTACGTTGGCCGTGCCTATCGCAGATCCGTCAATATTTACGATAAGTTCGAAATTGAGCCAATCCCAAAAACGGAGCTCGTTGAAAAAGCGATAAAGGATCCAAACTTAGATGCCTTTTTATCGTTTTCACCACTTTACCGGTGGGAAATTTCAGAGCTTGAAAGCGGCGTAACAGAACTGCGTTTAATCGATTTACGCTACCGCAGTAACGATCGCTATCCTTTCGTTGCAGTCGCCCATTTAGATGATGAGCTTAACATTGTCAATTCTTATACCGGCTGGATTTTCACAGAAGAAAAACTGCAGAAACGACTGCAAATAGGAGCCGGAAATGACTAA